Proteins from a genomic interval of Nautilia sp. PV-1:
- a CDS encoding flagellar M-ring protein FliF, with protein sequence MKNEKIDKDEIKYQILKDRLRNIFLKKPKSVAKIFEHLIKRANRV encoded by the coding sequence ATGAAAAATGAAAAAATCGATAAAGACGAAATAAAATATCAGATATTAAAAGACAGGCTAAGAAATATTTTTTTAAAAAAACCTAAATCGGTAGCAAAAATTTTCGAGCATCTGATAAAAAGGGCCAATCGTGTTTAA
- a CDS encoding ribonuclease R family protein: MKEFAYKLVQGIASKDVPRDKRDIVNDLIALRIVSDSKIIKLKSKYRIGKVDVTKKGFGFLTPIGVKEKDYLIEAEHLNGASRGDLVIAEKLFNKKGRPKAKVVYILEKAFSISVVYLTFEYKNNKKIPVLKNIKTDLQTFVAEKKKTLKKLPEGAVFKVDNYTNKIIDVLGVLDDPWVDEKISLALYNKKEEFSKKAIAEAKAFGDYIDKDLYPHRVDLTHLPFCTIDPPTAKDHDDAIYFDLENNELYVAIADVSEYVFVNSNIDKEAKERGFSIYFPHKSVPMLPRELSENMCSLKENEDRLAFVFKIKLNNKNEVVKEELFEAVINSKRKYSYDRIDEFLDGKFENTDEVDTEILKWLMPLWTRVKQIRTKRLKTGLDFSSDEIKMTLNKDGLIESIELEKETPSHKLIEDCMLLANKAAAKMMDFGIFRVHEKPSSNSIDELYESLGALGINVDVDEKDFVKVVRDIQKQAKMMGIEKEVDKLIIRSQQQARYDAKNIGHYALGFEKYTHFTSPIRRYSDLTLHRLLKAILRNDKKQMEYILRNIEALVVKISELEREAMKVEWDFYDRKYARYAKGHINEVYKGIIEDTEIPPIAKITEDLLLGARVFLKDKKKYNLFEKVDIEIVSSNIATAKIKGKVKLKEIEE, encoded by the coding sequence TTGAAAGAATTTGCATATAAATTAGTACAGGGTATCGCTTCAAAAGATGTACCCAGGGATAAAAGGGACATAGTTAACGATTTAATTGCCCTTAGGATCGTCAGCGATTCTAAAATAATTAAATTAAAATCCAAATACAGAATAGGCAAAGTAGACGTAACAAAAAAAGGTTTCGGATTTTTAACTCCGATTGGCGTTAAAGAAAAAGACTATTTAATAGAAGCGGAGCATTTAAATGGTGCAAGCAGAGGGGATCTTGTTATAGCCGAAAAGCTTTTTAATAAAAAAGGCAGACCTAAAGCCAAAGTTGTATATATTTTAGAAAAGGCTTTCAGTATAAGCGTCGTTTATCTTACATTTGAATACAAAAATAACAAAAAAATACCTGTATTAAAAAATATAAAAACCGATCTTCAGACTTTTGTAGCGGAAAAGAAAAAAACATTAAAAAAACTGCCCGAAGGTGCAGTATTTAAGGTTGACAATTATACGAATAAAATTATTGATGTGTTAGGTGTGCTTGACGATCCTTGGGTAGATGAAAAAATATCGCTTGCTTTATACAATAAAAAAGAAGAGTTCAGCAAAAAAGCCATTGCGGAGGCAAAAGCTTTTGGAGACTATATCGATAAAGATTTATATCCTCATAGAGTTGATTTGACCCATTTACCTTTTTGTACTATTGATCCTCCTACAGCTAAAGACCATGATGACGCAATATATTTTGATTTGGAAAACAATGAGCTTTATGTCGCAATTGCGGATGTCAGTGAGTATGTTTTTGTAAACAGCAATATTGATAAAGAAGCAAAAGAAAGAGGGTTTAGTATTTATTTTCCTCATAAATCCGTGCCTATGCTTCCGAGAGAACTGAGTGAAAATATGTGTTCTTTAAAAGAAAATGAAGACAGGCTTGCCTTTGTATTTAAAATAAAACTTAATAATAAAAATGAAGTTGTAAAAGAAGAACTTTTCGAAGCAGTCATTAATTCGAAAAGAAAGTATTCTTATGACAGAATAGATGAATTTCTTGACGGTAAATTTGAAAATACCGATGAAGTAGACACGGAAATACTCAAGTGGCTTATGCCTTTATGGACCAGGGTTAAACAGATTAGAACGAAAAGATTAAAAACAGGTTTGGATTTCAGCAGTGACGAAATAAAAATGACGCTAAACAAAGACGGCCTTATCGAAAGTATTGAGCTTGAAAAGGAAACGCCTTCACATAAACTGATTGAAGACTGTATGCTTTTAGCAAATAAAGCTGCTGCTAAAATGATGGATTTCGGAATATTCAGGGTGCATGAAAAACCTTCAAGCAACAGTATCGATGAACTTTACGAAAGTTTAGGAGCTTTGGGTATAAATGTAGATGTAGATGAAAAAGATTTTGTAAAAGTAGTAAGAGATATACAAAAGCAGGCTAAAATGATGGGTATTGAAAAAGAAGTAGATAAACTTATAATACGCTCTCAGCAGCAGGCTAGATATGATGCTAAAAATATAGGCCACTATGCTTTAGGATTTGAAAAATATACTCATTTTACATCACCTATAAGAAGATATTCGGATTTGACTTTACACAGACTGTTAAAAGCAATATTGAGGAATGATAAAAAACAGATGGAGTATATTCTAAGAAATATTGAAGCTCTTGTTGTAAAAATAAGCGAACTTGAAAGAGAAGCAATGAAAGTCGAGTGGGATTTTTATGACAGAAAATATGCCAGATATGCAAAAGGACATATAAATGAAGTTTACAAAGGAATAATTGAAGATACTGAAATACCTCCTATTGCAAAAATAACGGAAGATTTACTGTTAGGTGCAAGGGTGTTTTTAAAAGACAAGAAAAAATATAATCTGTTTGAAAAAGTGGATATTGAAATAGTGAGTTCAAATATTGCTACAGCTAAAATAAAAGGTAAAGTAAAGCTTAAGGAAATTGAAGAGTAA
- the leuD gene encoding 3-isopropylmalate dehydratase small subunit, whose protein sequence is MNVITGRVWKFGDNIDTDLIIPARYLNTSDPHELAKHVMEDADPEFPSKVRPGDIIVAGYNFGSGSSREHAPIALKAAGVAAVIAKSFARIFYRNSFNMGLPIFELLESDEINEGDLVKIDLDNGIIHNVDTGKDYKFTPIPEFMQELIAAGGLINFAKEMLKENK, encoded by the coding sequence ATGAATGTAATTACCGGAAGAGTATGGAAGTTCGGAGACAATATCGATACGGATTTGATTATTCCGGCAAGATATCTGAATACTTCCGATCCTCATGAACTTGCAAAACACGTAATGGAAGACGCAGATCCTGAATTTCCAAGCAAAGTAAGACCTGGTGACATTATAGTTGCGGGATACAATTTCGGAAGCGGCTCAAGCCGCGAACACGCGCCTATCGCACTTAAAGCAGCAGGTGTTGCAGCGGTTATAGCAAAAAGTTTCGCCAGAATTTTTTACAGAAACAGTTTTAATATGGGACTACCTATTTTTGAACTTCTTGAAAGTGATGAAATCAATGAAGGAGATTTGGTAAAAATAGATTTGGACAACGGTATTATCCATAACGTTGACACAGGAAAAGATTACAAATTCACTCCGATTCCGGAATTTATGCAAGAGCTTATCGCAGCCGGAGGGCTTATAAATTTTGCCAAAGAAATGCTAAAGGAAAACAAATGA
- a CDS encoding MgtC/SapB family protein — MQTEILKAFLITAVLGFIIGLERSVSFSQENEEGFAGTRTFVLISIFGFISAWVNTKVEYFLLISFFIFGLIVTAAYFLKVYHYSRQGTTTHIAALITFLLGVMVFYNQTSRAIFIAVITVVILNLKTKLKKIETTLTQKEINAGILLLIMTFILLPILPDKPVGPLELFNPYKTWLMAVIIAALSFIGYLGIKFFGEKKGILFTAAAGGFISSTAVTASLSAMFKDTKNSINTYASAIAIANTLMFARVLIETYITNPAIIKHIIIPYTAAFVYGIWFSYYFYKKSLENIQTTLKKLEKNPLELSEAIKFALIFAVIYALVEYSNRHFGNLGLYIISFISGFTDVDAITLSLGELSRHSLSIQNAAVGIATASISNTLTKFFIVLFFSKELAKKMLIFFIPEILILSVCFVFIFF, encoded by the coding sequence ATGCAAACGGAAATTTTAAAAGCTTTTTTGATTACGGCGGTGTTAGGTTTCATTATCGGACTGGAAAGAAGCGTTTCTTTTTCCCAGGAAAACGAAGAAGGCTTTGCAGGTACAAGAACGTTTGTGCTGATTTCGATTTTCGGATTTATTTCCGCATGGGTTAATACCAAAGTAGAATATTTTCTGCTTATTTCTTTTTTTATATTCGGGCTGATAGTTACGGCAGCGTATTTTTTAAAGGTTTATCATTATTCAAGACAGGGGACAACTACGCATATTGCGGCTCTTATAACTTTTCTTTTAGGTGTTATGGTATTTTACAACCAGACCTCGCGCGCAATATTTATTGCCGTAATTACGGTTGTTATTTTAAATCTTAAAACAAAACTGAAAAAAATAGAAACAACCCTAACCCAAAAAGAAATTAACGCCGGAATTCTTCTATTGATAATGACATTTATTCTGCTTCCAATTCTTCCGGATAAGCCGGTAGGCCCGTTAGAACTGTTTAATCCGTATAAAACGTGGCTGATGGCCGTCATAATAGCGGCGCTTTCATTTATCGGATATCTAGGAATTAAATTTTTCGGAGAAAAAAAAGGAATACTTTTCACTGCGGCCGCCGGAGGATTTATCAGCTCTACCGCGGTTACCGCTTCTCTTTCGGCAATGTTTAAAGACACTAAAAACTCTATAAACACCTATGCGTCCGCAATAGCTATAGCCAATACGCTGATGTTTGCCAGAGTGCTTATAGAAACATATATAACAAATCCAGCAATTATAAAACACATAATAATACCTTATACCGCCGCATTTGTTTACGGTATCTGGTTTTCTTACTATTTTTATAAAAAATCTCTTGAAAACATACAGACGACACTGAAAAAACTCGAAAAAAACCCGCTTGAACTAAGCGAAGCGATAAAATTTGCACTAATATTCGCCGTAATTTACGCACTTGTCGAATACTCCAACAGACATTTCGGAAATTTAGGACTTTACATAATTTCGTTTATTTCCGGATTTACCGATGTTGACGCTATTACACTTTCTCTTGGCGAACTTAGCAGACATTCGTTAAGTATTCAAAACGCCGCGGTTGGAATAGCAACGGCATCTATAAGCAACACGCTTACTAAATTTTTTATTGTTCTGTTTTTTTCAAAAGAACTTGCAAAAAAAATGTTAATTTTCTTTATACCTGAAATATTAATATTATCCGTGTGTTTTGTTTTTATATTTTTCTGA
- a CDS encoding CCA tRNA nucleotidyltransferase, with the protein MENEELNFLKKFFAPYTSRVYLVGGCVRDEILGIKSKEFDIEVYDITPEKFDVLMQKLGAKGVGKSFFVYKWKNFDISLPRTETKTSAGHRGFEVSLTQDEKTASKRRDFTMNALMKNIYTGEMLDFWGGVRDIKNRIIRHIDDKSFAEDPLRVLRAMQFASRLKFKIDKGTVNICRKLNLYELSRERIFMEFEKMFNSKYLYYGFYYFITLNIARKLLNITFTKREFFHLSKIYKTNPIESYFLYHLRYYKNIKADLLITSLSLPNKLKKEIKIKKLPKTVTNRFLYALSLKYPLKTFSILNNCCCREWIKKENLWDKKYRPKQINPENPRLSILQEIKKYDKIILKKG; encoded by the coding sequence ATGGAGAATGAAGAATTAAACTTTCTTAAAAAATTTTTCGCTCCGTACACTTCCCGAGTTTACCTAGTAGGCGGCTGCGTACGTGACGAAATACTCGGAATAAAATCAAAAGAATTCGACATAGAAGTATATGACATCACTCCGGAGAAATTTGACGTTTTAATGCAAAAACTAGGTGCAAAAGGTGTTGGAAAAAGTTTTTTCGTTTATAAATGGAAAAATTTTGACATATCCCTGCCGAGAACGGAAACGAAAACATCTGCAGGGCACAGAGGTTTTGAAGTGAGCCTTACCCAGGATGAAAAAACAGCTTCAAAAAGAAGAGATTTCACCATGAATGCGTTAATGAAAAACATTTATACAGGAGAGATGCTGGATTTCTGGGGAGGCGTCAGAGATATAAAAAACAGAATTATCAGACATATTGACGACAAATCTTTTGCGGAAGATCCTCTGAGGGTTTTAAGAGCCATGCAGTTTGCTTCGAGACTTAAGTTTAAAATCGACAAAGGCACAGTAAATATATGCCGAAAACTTAACCTTTACGAACTCTCTCGCGAACGCATTTTTATGGAATTTGAAAAGATGTTTAACAGTAAATACCTGTATTACGGATTTTATTATTTTATTACTCTGAATATAGCCCGAAAACTTCTAAACATCACTTTTACAAAAAGAGAATTTTTTCATCTTTCCAAAATATACAAAACCAACCCCATTGAAAGTTATTTTCTGTATCATTTAAGATATTATAAAAATATAAAAGCAGATTTATTAATAACATCTCTGTCTCTTCCGAATAAATTAAAAAAAGAAATAAAAATAAAAAAACTGCCCAAAACGGTAACAAACAGATTCCTTTACGCCTTAAGTCTTAAATACCCTCTTAAAACGTTCAGCATACTGAACAACTGCTGCTGCAGAGAATGGATCAAAAAAGAAAATTTATGGGATAAAAAATACAGGCCAAAACAGATAAACCCTGAAAATCCAAGACTTTCAATACTGCAGGAAATAAAAAAATATGATAAAATCATACTCAAAAAGGGATAA
- a CDS encoding OmpP1/FadL family transporter, which translates to MKKILALSLITSSLLLANGYKIPEQSLNGMALSAANVANAHGADAAYYNPANMVFNPDKNSYEFLMSYIYLPSVKFENSDGSVYNSRKETFLVPQFHFVSKDMGGWRWGVSLTTPAGLSKRWDDPIPQAGAKEFTLKTYELNPSIAIQLNNNAALAFGLRAVKSEGIANGTVPGTYSFYLDGTSTDYGWNVAYSLQNDKRDTKFAITYRSKVDLTLKGNANGYLGTYLFNTEGRATLPIPAALNVAFAKTFNKTTVEFVFERTFWSRYKELNFDFNDPVVENSFLGQPKPKYWKNANTYRIGITHQCTEKLTAMLGYSYDNTPIPDSTVDFSLPDSDKNIFSGGLKYKVDDRMSLGFSALYAKQKSRHVTANAALGRPEGTFSDGGALLMAFGMDYSF; encoded by the coding sequence ATGAAGAAAATTTTAGCTTTATCATTAATTACTTCAAGTTTATTATTAGCAAACGGTTACAAAATTCCTGAACAGTCGCTAAACGGTATGGCGTTAAGCGCAGCAAACGTTGCAAATGCACACGGTGCTGACGCAGCTTATTACAACCCCGCCAATATGGTATTTAATCCGGACAAAAATAGTTATGAATTTTTAATGAGTTATATATATTTACCTAGTGTAAAATTCGAAAACAGCGACGGTTCTGTTTATAACTCAAGAAAAGAAACGTTTTTAGTACCTCAATTCCATTTCGTATCAAAAGACATGGGAGGATGGAGATGGGGTGTTTCACTTACAACTCCAGCCGGACTTTCAAAAAGATGGGATGATCCAATACCACAGGCTGGTGCGAAAGAATTTACTTTAAAAACTTATGAATTAAATCCATCTATTGCTATTCAATTAAATAACAATGCAGCTCTTGCTTTTGGTTTAAGAGCAGTTAAAAGCGAAGGTATTGCTAATGGAACAGTACCAGGAACATATTCTTTCTATTTAGACGGCACATCAACCGACTATGGATGGAATGTGGCATATTCATTACAAAATGACAAAAGAGACACAAAATTTGCAATTACATACCGTTCAAAAGTAGACCTCACGCTGAAAGGAAATGCCAACGGATATTTAGGTACATATTTATTTAATACTGAGGGAAGAGCAACACTTCCAATTCCAGCTGCATTAAACGTAGCATTTGCAAAAACATTTAATAAAACAACTGTGGAATTTGTATTCGAAAGAACATTCTGGTCAAGATATAAAGAGTTAAATTTCGATTTCAACGATCCAGTTGTAGAAAATAGCTTTTTAGGTCAACCAAAACCTAAATATTGGAAAAATGCAAATACTTATAGAATAGGTATCACACATCAATGTACGGAAAAACTTACAGCAATGCTTGGCTACAGTTATGACAACACGCCTATTCCTGATTCAACAGTTGATTTCAGTTTACCTGACAGTGATAAAAATATATTCTCAGGAGGATTAAAATATAAAGTAGACGACAGAATGAGTTTAGGTTTTTCTGCTTTATATGCAAAACAAAAAAGCAGACATGTAACTGCTAATGCTGCATTAGGCAGACCTGAAGGAACATTTTCAGACGGCGGTGCGTTATTAATGGCATTCGGAATGGATTACAGTTTCTAA
- a CDS encoding tetratricopeptide repeat-containing protein has product MPLTKTKTYARILETQGFKQEALEIYEELLKENKDPEIIDAIERLKKRKFFEGVNVLKLKEFNEINQLNRYDFEQWLSEI; this is encoded by the coding sequence ATGCCGCTAACTAAAACAAAAACTTACGCAAGAATACTTGAAACTCAAGGGTTTAAACAAGAAGCCCTTGAAATTTACGAGGAACTTCTGAAAGAAAACAAAGACCCGGAAATTATTGATGCCATTGAAAGGCTTAAAAAAAGAAAATTTTTTGAAGGCGTTAATGTTTTAAAACTGAAAGAATTCAATGAAATCAATCAGCTTAACAGATATGATTTCGAACAATGGCTAAGTGAAATTTAA
- a CDS encoding tRNA (cytidine(34)-2'-O)-methyltransferase: MFNVVLFNPQIPPNTGNIGRLCVNAGARLHIVKPIGFDISEKAVKRAGLDYWDKLDLTIWESTEEFLKNTDTSRCFFATTKTDKPYFEAEFKPGDYIIFGSETKGIDENILRQFYDNCITIPMTKEGRSLNLAVSCGIILYEAIRQNFKGSL; encoded by the coding sequence GTGTTTAATGTTGTACTTTTCAACCCTCAAATCCCTCCTAACACAGGAAATATTGGAAGACTCTGCGTAAATGCGGGAGCCAGGCTTCATATAGTAAAACCTATCGGATTTGATATTAGTGAAAAAGCGGTCAAAAGAGCCGGTCTGGATTACTGGGACAAACTGGATCTTACCATATGGGAAAGCACTGAAGAGTTTTTAAAAAACACCGATACGTCAAGATGTTTTTTCGCTACTACCAAAACAGACAAACCTTATTTCGAAGCAGAATTTAAACCGGGTGATTATATTATATTCGGAAGCGAGACCAAAGGTATTGACGAAAACATTTTAAGACAATTTTACGACAACTGTATAACTATTCCTATGACAAAAGAAGGAAGAAGTTTAAATTTGGCCGTCAGTTGTGGTATCATTCTTTATGAAGCCATCAGACAAAACTTTAAAGGCAGCTTATGA
- the leuB gene encoding 3-isopropylmalate dehydrogenase, giving the protein MKTYKIAIIKGDGIGPEIVEEAIKVLDAVASKEGFNFEYNEYLLGGAAVDVFDNPCPDETIKGSLNSDAILFGAIGGPKWESLPKEKRPESGLLKLRKSLGLFANIRPAIIFDELVNASSLKPEVIKGVDLTVVRELTGGIYFGEPRYKDDNKAYNTMVYSRDEIARIAKVAFEEAMKRNKKVTSVDKANVLEVSELWREVVEEVAKNYPEVELEHMYVDNAAMQLVRDPKQFDVILTGNIFGDILSDEASMIVGSIGLLPSASVGGKVGLFEPIHGSAPDIAGQGIANPIATILSAAMMLDFLNETSAAEKIRNAIKAVLKEGYRTKDLAAFDAKEVVTTSEMGSLIADHAAN; this is encoded by the coding sequence ATGAAAACATACAAAATAGCCATTATAAAAGGTGACGGAATCGGCCCTGAAATCGTAGAAGAAGCGATAAAAGTACTTGACGCCGTAGCAAGTAAAGAAGGCTTTAATTTCGAATATAACGAATACCTTTTAGGCGGTGCGGCCGTAGACGTATTCGACAATCCGTGTCCGGACGAAACCATTAAAGGCTCTTTAAATTCCGACGCAATTCTTTTCGGTGCGATAGGAGGCCCTAAGTGGGAAAGCCTTCCAAAAGAAAAAAGACCTGAATCAGGACTTTTGAAACTCAGAAAATCACTCGGTCTTTTTGCGAATATAAGACCGGCTATAATTTTTGACGAACTGGTTAACGCTTCAAGCCTTAAACCGGAAGTTATCAAAGGTGTTGACCTTACTGTCGTAAGAGAGCTTACCGGTGGAATATATTTCGGAGAGCCTAGATACAAAGACGACAACAAAGCCTACAACACTATGGTTTACAGCAGGGACGAAATAGCAAGAATTGCAAAAGTCGCATTTGAAGAAGCAATGAAAAGAAACAAAAAAGTAACTTCTGTAGACAAAGCAAATGTCCTTGAAGTAAGCGAACTTTGGAGAGAAGTTGTAGAAGAAGTTGCCAAAAACTATCCGGAAGTGGAACTTGAGCACATGTATGTCGACAATGCGGCAATGCAGCTTGTAAGGGATCCCAAACAGTTTGACGTTATCCTTACCGGAAACATATTCGGCGATATTTTAAGCGACGAAGCAAGTATGATTGTAGGAAGTATCGGACTTCTTCCGAGTGCAAGCGTAGGAGGAAAAGTAGGACTGTTCGAACCGATCCACGGAAGCGCTCCGGATATCGCGGGACAGGGAATCGCAAATCCGATTGCCACAATTTTAAGTGCTGCCATGATGCTTGATTTCTTAAACGAAACGAGCGCTGCTGAAAAAATCAGAAATGCTATAAAAGCAGTGCTCAAAGAAGGCTACAGAACAAAAGATTTGGCTGCATTTGACGCTAAAGAAGTTGTTACAACAAGTGAAATGGGAAGTTTAATAGCAGACCATGCCGCTAACTAA
- the purU gene encoding formyltetrahydrofolate deformylase — protein sequence MKYTLLIQCDDKKGLVYKISKVLFENDFNIETQQEFVDKENNKFFFRAVIAGEVDKEKLKKEILKVVPCADIEIFKKRKKRLFLLATKEAHALGDILIKQYSGDLDVEIIGVIANRDNLKDLVEKFNIPFYYIPAEGKSRVEHENEMLEIIQPTNPDFIILAKFMRILTPNFVEKFPNKIINIHHSFLPAFIGANPYKQAYDRGVKIIGATAHFVNNNLDDGPIIEQDVTRVNHEMNWEEMRVQGRDIEKIVLSRAIKKAIEDRIFVYANKTIIL from the coding sequence ATGAAATATACTCTTTTAATCCAGTGCGATGATAAAAAAGGCCTCGTATACAAAATATCAAAAGTGCTTTTTGAAAATGATTTCAATATAGAAACACAGCAGGAATTTGTAGACAAAGAAAACAACAAATTCTTTTTCCGTGCGGTTATTGCCGGTGAGGTTGACAAAGAAAAACTTAAAAAAGAGATTCTAAAAGTTGTTCCATGCGCTGATATTGAAATTTTCAAAAAAAGAAAAAAAAGACTTTTCCTGCTTGCAACAAAAGAAGCCCACGCATTAGGCGATATTTTAATAAAACAGTATTCTGGTGATCTTGATGTCGAAATTATAGGAGTCATCGCAAACAGAGACAATTTAAAAGACCTTGTGGAAAAATTCAATATCCCTTTTTATTATATTCCGGCCGAAGGCAAAAGCAGGGTTGAACACGAAAACGAAATGCTTGAAATAATACAGCCGACAAATCCGGATTTTATTATTCTTGCAAAATTTATGAGAATACTGACACCTAATTTCGTAGAAAAATTCCCTAATAAAATCATAAACATCCACCACTCTTTCCTTCCGGCTTTCATCGGAGCGAATCCTTATAAACAAGCATATGACAGAGGCGTTAAAATTATCGGCGCAACCGCCCACTTTGTAAACAATAATCTTGACGACGGCCCTATTATCGAACAGGACGTAACAAGAGTCAACCATGAAATGAACTGGGAAGAGATGAGAGTTCAAGGAAGGGATATAGAAAAAATAGTTTTAAGCAGAGCTATTAAAAAAGCAATTGAAGACAGGATATTCGTATATGCCAATAAAACCATTATTCTCTAA
- the holA gene encoding DNA polymerase III subunit delta: MYKKDFDKLPEIPNYCVFFGNNFYLQEYENKILKKFKNENILKLYFDEYNFDTAKTHLSESSLFGGKNVLIIKHNKIPPNIDKLVKSVKESYLFFFYYGNKKPEVFGKNFVRFFEPNTRDIIEVINSYAKDLNIEITHEAKMYLANSVEAMFLKTELEKLANYSSKISLDDVKKLVFEYREESFEELFMLILNGKEFYENLNYFLETNDFKRIIPALIKYIKDLYMYNLYIKKTGASTLEGLLGYRLPIHINNQRVNLAIKFKEKDYYELLNFLLNKELEMRSSERNKEAVFWEVISYLKIFSSF, translated from the coding sequence ATGTATAAAAAAGATTTTGACAAACTGCCTGAAATTCCAAATTATTGTGTATTTTTCGGAAACAATTTTTATCTTCAGGAATATGAAAATAAAATATTAAAAAAATTTAAGAATGAAAATATATTAAAACTTTATTTCGACGAATACAATTTTGACACAGCTAAAACGCATTTATCAGAATCTTCTTTGTTCGGAGGTAAAAATGTTCTGATAATAAAACACAATAAAATTCCTCCTAATATTGACAAACTTGTAAAATCCGTAAAAGAAAGCTATCTGTTTTTCTTTTACTACGGAAATAAAAAACCGGAAGTTTTCGGTAAGAATTTTGTGAGATTTTTTGAACCTAATACGAGAGATATTATTGAAGTGATAAATAGTTATGCAAAAGATTTAAATATCGAAATTACACATGAGGCTAAAATGTATCTGGCAAACAGTGTTGAGGCCATGTTTTTAAAAACTGAGCTTGAGAAACTTGCAAATTATTCTTCGAAAATTTCTTTGGACGATGTAAAAAAATTAGTTTTTGAATATAGGGAAGAGAGTTTTGAAGAACTTTTTATGCTTATATTAAATGGAAAAGAATTTTATGAAAACCTTAATTACTTTTTGGAAACAAATGATTTTAAGCGTATTATTCCGGCACTTATAAAATATATCAAAGATTTATATATGTATAATTTGTATATAAAAAAAACAGGAGCTTCAACACTTGAAGGACTTTTGGGATACAGGCTTCCGATTCATATAAATAATCAAAGAGTAAATTTAGCCATTAAATTTAAAGAAAAAGACTATTATGAACTGCTTAATTTTTTGTTAAATAAAGAATTGGAAATGAGAAGCAGTGAACGAAACAAAGAAGCTGTTTTTTGGGAAGTAATAAGTTATTTGAAAATATTCAGCTCTTTTTAA
- a CDS encoding nitrous oxide-stimulated promoter family protein produces MTTEKFKGEVETLKKFFQIYCSEKHTGQYEKTYDIKYKDLDLSIKANLCDECHSLLDYAIHRLQECPHDPKPRCRKCPNPCYEKDKYKQMAKMMRFAGMKLGLTKAAQRLKKMFKKS; encoded by the coding sequence ATGACAACAGAAAAATTTAAAGGCGAAGTAGAAACATTAAAAAAATTTTTCCAGATATACTGCAGTGAAAAACATACAGGGCAGTATGAAAAAACTTACGATATAAAATATAAAGATCTTGATTTATCTATAAAGGCAAATTTATGCGACGAATGTCACAGTCTTCTGGATTATGCCATTCACAGACTGCAGGAATGCCCTCATGATCCGAAACCAAGATGCAGGAAATGCCCTAACCCGTGTTATGAAAAAGACAAATATAAACAAATGGCAAAAATGATGAGATTTGCCGGAATGAAACTGGGACTGACCAAAGCGGCTCAGAGGCTTAAAAAAATGTTTAAAAAGAGCTGA